The Cupriavidus necator N-1 DNA window GCAGGTAGTGCAGGTGGCGCGCCTCGGCGGGCACGGCGGGTTTGCCGGCGTCAAGCACGGCTTCCAGCACAGCCTGTTCTTCCAGGCTGTCGACCAGCGGCATGGTGGATACGACGTGCTGGGCCTCCACCGCCCGCCACAGTGTGAGCGCAAACTGCCGGCGCTCAGATGCGACCGCGGGTGGCGTCCAGGTAGTGAACGACACGGACCAGACCTTCCGTTGTGCGGATCATTTCAAGGGGCTTGCCGCCCAGCGCGAGGTTTTCATTGGTCAGCCATAGCCGGGCCTGGTCGCCGTGGCCCAGGATGGCATCCAGCGATCGGAACAGGCGCACGAACAGCACGCCGAATTCCCACTCCTTGCGGTGCGCATCGAGCACATAGCCGCCAGATGCCATACGCGATACCGATGCCGTGCTGATGCCCAGCACGCTTGCCACGATGGCCTGGCTGATGCCGAGGAAGCCCGCGGCGCGCATCACCGCCTTGGTCAGCGTGGTGCCGGGGTCGGGGCCGCCGGCGGGATCGATTTCCGGAATCCGCCTGGATTGCATCGCCATCACTCCTGTTTCTTGAGAAATATTATAGGCGATGCCTTTCAGAAGGGAAGCGCTTGCTGAAAAGACCAGCAAGCAGCGGGGCGGCGTCAGTAGGTCTCGATATGGAGCCGGCCCTCCGCCTTCATGGCGGCCTCGATCTCCAGCCAGGCGTGCCCGGCGCCGGCGCACACCGCTTCGAATGCCTCCAGCACGCCTGCTTCCATGCCCTTCAGTCCGCAGATATAGACATGGCCGTTGGGATCGGCCAGCAGGGCGGCGGCGCTGTCCCCGGCCTCGCGGATCGCGTCCTGCACGTAGCGGCGCGGCGCGGCGGGGTCGCGCGAAAAGGCGAAATGGATGTCCAGGAAGTCCCTGGGCAGCTTCAGCAGCGGGCCGAAGTAGGGCAGTTCGTTGGCGTTGCGGGCGCCGAAGAACAGCATCCGGCGCCCGCCGAAGTGCGCCATGTTGCGGCGCATGCGCTCGGTCATGGCGCGCATCGGCGCCGAGCCCGTGCCGGTGCAGATCATCATGATGCTGGCCTCGGCATGGTTGGGCATCAGGAAGGTCGATCCGAACGGGCCCACCACCTGTACGTTGTCGCCCTTGGCCAGGTCGCACAGGTAGCTGGACGCGACGCCCCGCACCGGCTTGCCATCGTGGTCCTGGTCGACCCGTTTGACGGTCAGCGCCAGGTTGTTGTAGCCGGGGCGCTCGCCGTCGCGCGGGCTGGCCACCGAGTACAAGCGGATGTAGTGCGGCTTGCCCGACGCATCCGTGCCGGGCGGCACGATGCCGATCGACTGGCCTTCCAGGATCGGGAAGAAGTGCGTGCCGAAATCCAGCACGATATGGTGGATGTCGCTGGACGCGTCCTCGGCGGTCAGCCGGTAGTTGCCGGCCACGGTCGCGGTGACCGGCGCGCGCACGCCATGCAGGTTCACATAGGGATGGGCCGCCGACCACGGCGCACGCGGCGAGGTGTGGCGGCTGGTTTCCACGGACTGGATGACGGCGTCGGGTGCGGCGCCGGTTGCCGTGCCGCTGCCGAGGGTTGCCTGCGGTGCCTCACCCAGGTCGGCCAGTTCCGGCAGCGGCACCTCGGCCGGCAATTCGTCCCACAGCAATTGCGCCTCGATCGGGTAGGCCTGGCCGCGCAGCATGGTGCGCCAGTTGTCGATGGCGCCCGTCGGGCAGGGCGACAGGCAGGCGTTGCAGCCGTTGCACACGTCCGCCCTGACCACGTAGTTGCGGTCGTCGTGGGTGATGGCATCGATCGGACAGGTGTCCTCGCAGGTATTGCAGCGGATGCAGATTTCCGGATCGATCAGGTGCTGCTTGATGATGTCGGGGGCGCCCATGGCGTGTCTCCGGTGGCTCCTGGCCTGTCCTTGTGGTTCTGGTTCAGTTGAAACGCACGTACTCGAAATCCATCGGCTGGCGGTTGATGCCCACCGCCGGCGGCGCGATCCAGTTGGCGTACTTGCCCGGCTCCACCACGCGGCCCATCAGCGAGGCCACAAAGGCGCGGTCTTCATCGGTGGCCAGCCATTTGCGTTCGTTGGCCTTCCACTCGGCTTCGGAAATCAGCTGGCCCTCGGGCGAGACGTGCACATTGGCGAGCGTGCCGATCTTGCGGTTGAAGGCCTTGTGCGGCACGGTCAGGCGGAACGCGATGCCGGCCTTCTCGATGACCTTGTTCCAGCGCGCGACGCCGCCCATGCTGTCCTTGATGTAGTCGTCGCGCAGTACTTCATTGAGCGCATTGAGCATCGGCACCTCGCGCTCGCCCAGGTGGCCGTCGCGCACTTCCAGCACGCGGTAGACATCGCTCTTGAGCACGTGGTCGTCGGCGCGCTTGCCTTCCTCGAAGCGGCCCTTCAGGCCGGCGCTGTAGAAGGTGGCGGCGTTGGACGACTGGTCGGCGCCGAACAGGTCAATGGTGACGCTGTAGTGGAAGTTCAGGTAGCGCTGGATGGTCTCCAGATCGATCACCCCGGCGGCGCGCACTTCGGCGGGGTCTTCGATGCCGCGTTCGCGCATCACCTCGCAGGTGCGCTGGATCACGCGCGACACGCCGGATTCACCCACGAACATATGGTGCGCTTCCTCGGTCAGCATGAAGCGCGTGGTGCGCGCCAGCGGATCGAAGCCGGATTCGGCCAGCGCGCACAGCTGGAACTTGCCGTCGCGGTCGGTGAAGTAGGTGAACATGAAGAACGCCAGCCAGTCCGGGGTGCGCTCGTTGAAGGCGCCGAGGATGCGCGGATTGTCCTGGTCGCCCGAGCGGCGCTCCAGCAGCGCCTCGGCTTCCTCGCGGCCGTCGCGGCCGAAATAGCGGTGCAGCAGGTATACCATCGCCCACAGGTGGCGGCCTTCCTCCACATTGACCTGGAACAGGTTGCGCAGATCGTACAGGCTCGGCGCGGTCAGGCCCAAGTGGCGCTGCTGCTCGACCGAGGCGGGCTCGGTGTCGCCCTGCGTGACGATGATGCGGCGCAGGTTGGCGCGGTGCTCGCCCGGCACGTCCTGCCAGGTGGCTTCGCCCTTGTGCTCGCCGAAGTGGATCCTGCGCTCGGGGTCGGCCGGCTGCAGGAAGATGCCCCAGCGGTAGTCCGGCATCTTGACGTGGTCGAAGTGCGCCCAGCCGGATGGATCGACCGACACCGCGGTGCGCAGGTACACATCGAAGTTGTGCGAGCCGTCCGGTCCCATGTCGCGCCACCAGTCGAGGAACGCTGGTTGCCAGTGTTCCAGCGCGCGCTGCAGCGCGCGGTCGTCGGACAGGTTGACGTTGTTGGGAATCTTCTGGCTGTAGTCGATGCTCACGTGCTGTCTCCTTGTTGTCTGGCGGGGCCCGGGCGCTACACCCGGTCCCAGTCGAAGCGTGCCTTGTTGCCGCTGCCGAAGACCTTCAGCGCGCCGTACTCGCCGACGGCGTTGGGGCGCTGGAAGATCCAGTTCTGCCATGCGGTCAGGCGGCCGAAGATGCGCGTTTCCATGGTCTCGGCGCCGCCGAAGCGCAGGTTGGCTTCCATCCCGGTCAATGCATCCGGCGACAGGCTGGCGCGTTCTTCCAGGGCGATGCGGATTTCGTCCTCCCAGTCGATATCGTCGGGCGCGGCGGTGATCAGCCCGAGCGAGTCGGCGCTGAGCGCATCCAGCGGCGCGCCGATATGCTCGCGTACCGCCGTGAGCGCGGCCTCGTCGCCATAGAAGCGCGCCGCCAGCCGGGTTTGCCCGTTGGGCATGGGGTAGTGGCCGAAGTTGAGCGCGGACGCGAACACGCGCGGCGCATCGTCCGGGGCGTCGGGCAGGTGCAGCATGTAGCTGCGGTCGGCGGCCAGCGCCAGTTCCAGCAGCGTGCCGGCAAAGCAGGAATCGGCTTCGATCAGCGCGATCAGGCTGCGCGACGACACATCCAGCCGCGCCAGCGTGCGGCGCAGCATGCCGATGGTCTCGCGCACGAACCAGTGGCCGGCATGCGCCTGCAGCAGCGCGTCGGCGGCCAGCACCGCGGCCGAGTCGCCATCGGTCTTGAGCACCCAGATGCCGATATCCAGGTGGTTGGCGCGCAGTGTCAGGATGGCGTCGTCCAGTTCGCGCGCCATCTTCAGCGGCCACCATTGCGCGCCGGCCGCGACCACGCCGGCGAGATCCGCGGGCTGGTGCTTGTCGGGCCCGAACACGGTCAGCGTGGCCTTGCGCGCAGCGGGATCGACATGCACGCGCACGGTCTCGTAGCGGTAGCCGTCGGGCTCGATGGTGCGCGACAGCGGTGTCAGCGTGATGCCATGGTGGCCCTGTGGCCGGTCGCTGGTGGCCGCCAGCGCCGCCGCGCGCTCGGCGATATGCTCGGCAAAGCGCGCCGGCTTGACCACTTCGTCAACCAGCTTCCAGTCCTTGGCGCGCTGGCCGCGCACGCCTTCCGTGGTGGTGCAGAAGATGTCTGCGTGGTCGCGGCGCACGTGGCGCTTGTCAGTCACGCGGGTCAGGCCGCCGGTGCCGGGCAGCACGCCGAGCAGCGGCACCTCGGGCAGGCTTACCGCGGACGAGCGGTCATCGACCAGCACGATCTCGTCGCACGCCAGCGCCAGTTCATAGCCGCCGCCGGCGGTGGTGCCGTTGCAGGCGGCGATGAACTTCAGCCCCGAGTGCCGGCTGGCATCCTCGATGGCATTGCGGGTCTCGTTGGTGAACTTGCAGAAGTTGACCTTCCACGCATGCGACGACAGCCCCAGCATGAAGATATTGGCGCCCGAGCAGAAGATGCGCTCGCGCGCGCTGGTCAGCACCACGGTGCGCACTTCGGGGTGTTCGAAGCGGATGCGCTGCAGCGCGTCGTGCAGTTCGATATCGACGCCAAGGTCGTAGGAATTGAGCTTCAGCGCGTAGCCGGGGCGCAGTCCGCCTTCCTCGTCGACGTCCATCGCCAGCGTGGCGACGGGGCCGTCGAAACTCAGTTTCCAGTGGCGGTACTGGTCGGGATGACGCTCGAAGGTGACGGGGGCGGGCGCATCTGACGGGGCGGCTGCCTGGTCAGGGCGCAGTGGGGCGGTTGCCGGCGCGGACATGGCTGTCTCCTGAGTGCACTATAGTGCCTTGCGGCTTTTGATGAAATATAGTGCATGGAGGCGGCCGGCGCAATGTCTTTGTCAGCCGTGCGCCGCCGGCAGGGTGGTCAGGCGCCGGCGGCCTGCAGTTGGGCGCGCAACTGTTGCAGCGAGGCGGCGGCGTCCTGGCCGCTGGTGTCGATCGAGATATCGGCGCGGTCATAGAGCGGCGCGCGTGCCTGCAGGATGCGGCGCAGGTCGGCCATGGCCTCGCGGTTGCCTTCCATCGGCCGCATGTCGCCCTGGGCCACCACGCGCGCCATGTGTTCCTCCGGCGAGGTGCGCACCCAGATGGTGTAGCACTGCGACAGCAGCAGGTTGAAGGTGGCCGGTTCAGAGACCAGGCTGCCCGGCGTGGCCAGCACCAGGCGGTCGTGCTCGCGCAGGGTGCGTTCCAGCGCGCGCATTTCGTAGCGGCGGTAGGCCGCCTGGCCGTAGAGCGAATGGATTTCCGACAGGCTGGCCCCGGCTTCCTGCTCGATCACGGTGTTCAGTTCGACAAAGGGCACGTCCCTGGCCGCTGCCAGCGCGCGGCCCAGGGTGGACTTGCCGGCGCCGCGCAGGCCGATCAGCGCGATGCGGCGGTGGCGCGCATCGCCGGACTCTGCGGGGGCCAGTGCATGGCGGCAGGCTTCACGCACGCGCGCCAGGTCGCCCGCGGGCAACTGCGCCAGCCATTGCACCATCTGCGCAAACGCGGTGGCCTGCTCGCCTTTCAGGCCGTCCACTTCGGCCAGCACCACCGGCAGCGGCACGTCGAGCGCGCGCGCCACCTGGCGCAGCAGCAGCACCGACGCATTGCCGGTGCCGGTTTCCAGGTTGGCCAGGTAGCGCTCGGACACGCCGGCGCCGCGCGCCAGGTCCTTGCGCGACATGCCGCGCGAGGCGCGCAGCGAGCGGATGCGCTCGCCCAGCAGCGTCAGGTAGGGGTCGCGCTCGGCGTTGGCGGCTGCGGCGGGCGCATCCCCGGCAGGGCGCGCGTCGGCTTCGGTCTCGTTGGCGGGCAGCGGGGTGGGATCGCGGCGCATGGTGGTGGTTTCGGGTTGACCGGCAGAAAAAGCAAGGGCGCATTATACGAGCAGCCCTGGTGCGCCAAGTGGCGCGGCAGGCAGTCGGTTCGATAAAGCCTGTCCTATAGTGCATCCCCTCGCTTGCATAATAGTTGATATGAAATAAAATGCATCAACAAGCGGATGCCGGCATGCACATTGGCGGACATCGGCAAACAGAACAACGACTGGACTGACGCTGGCGCGGCGCCCGTGGCCCGCGGCGCGACACCAAGGAGTGGAGACAATGACGCCCCCCAATACCGCCGCCGGCATGCCAGCGGCAGCATCGCCCGTGCTGCCGGATGTTCCACCCGCTACCGATGTCGTGGCGGCACTGCCCACCCGCTACAACGCCGCCGAGGACCTGCTGTCGCGCAATCTGGAGGCAGGGCGCGGGGGCAAGACTGCCTACATCGACGACACCACCTCGCTGACTTACGCCGAGCTCGATGCCCGCGCCCGCCGTTTTGCCGGCGCGCTGCGCGACGCGGGCTTCCGCCAGGAAGAGCGGCTGCTGCTGTGCGCGCTCGATACCATTGATTTCCCCACGGTATTTCTCGGCTGCCTGCTGGCGGGCGTTGTGCCGGTGGCGGTCAATACCCTGCTGACCGCGGACGATTACGCCTACATGCTTGGCCACAGCGGCGCGCGCGCCGTGGTGGTGTCGGAGCCGCTGCTGCCGGTGATGAAGGCGGCCATCGAGAAGAGCGGGCTGGCGCCGATGGTGATCCAGGCGGCGCCGCATGCCGATGGCGCGCCGGCGTGCAGCGTGGGCGCGATGCTGGCGCGCACGCGTTCCCCCGCGCAGACCGTGCGCAGCGGCCCGGAGGACATGGCGTTCTGGCTGTATTCGTCGGGCTCGACCGGACGGCCCAAGGGCACCGTGCACACGCATGGCAACCTGTTCCATACGGCTGACCTGTATGCCCGCCAGGTGCTGGGCATCCGCGAAGACGACATGGTGTTCTCGGCCGCCAAGCTGTTCTTTGCCTACGGGCTGGGCAATGCGCTGACCTTTCCGATGTCGGTCGGCGCCACCACCGTGCTGATGGCCGAGCGGCCCACGCCGGCGGCCGTGTTCAGGCGGCTGCGCGAGCAGCGGCCCACGGTGTTCTGCGGCGTGCCCACGCTGTTTGCGGGCATGTTGGCGGCGCCTGAGCTGCCGCCGCGCGCCGAGGTGGCGTTGCGTGTATGCACCTCTGCCGGCGAGGCCCTGCCGCGCGATATCGGCGAACGCTTCCTGGCGCATTTCGGCTGCGACATCCTGGATGGCATCGGCTCCACCGAGATGCTGCATATCTTCCTGTCGAACCGGCCGGGTGAGGTGCGCTACGGCACCACCGGCAAGCCGGTGCCAGGCTACGCGCTGAAGCTGCTGGACGAGCGCGGCGAGCCGTGCGCGCCCGGCGAGATCGGCGATCTCTATATCAAGGGCCCCAGTGCCGCGCTGATGTACTGGTGCAACCGCGACAAGAGTCGCGATACCTTTGTCGGCGAATGGACGCGCAGCGGCGACAAGTACCTGTGCGATGCCGATGGCTACTACACCTATGCCGGCCGCAGCGACGACATGCTCAAGGTCGGCGGCATCTACGTGTCGCCGTTCGAGGTCGAGGCCGCGCTGGCGCAGCACCCGGCCGTGCTGGAGGCGGCGGTGATCGGCGTCACGGATGCCGACGAACTGGTCAAGCCCAAGGCCTTTGTCGTGCTGCGGCCCGGCCAACAATGGCATGACGGCATGGCGGCGGAACTGCAGGCCTTTATCAAGTCGCGCCTCGCGCCGTACAAGTACCCGCGCCAGATCGAATGCGTGCCCGAACTGCCCAAGACCGCGACCGGCAAGATCCAGCGTTTCCGCCTGCGCCAGCGCGAGCAAGCCGCGCGGGAGGCGGCGCAATGAAGCGCCCGTAGCTTCTGGACATTCCTTCTGAACCGATGCAAGACAATAGCGTGCCCATGCAAAGCAGCCTGGTGGAAATTCCCTTCGACAACCGCCGTATCCGGATCGAGTACCAGTGGCTGCGACCTGAACGCGCGCAGCGCCCGCTGGTGGTGTTCCTGCATGAGGGGCTGGGCTCGGTCAGCATGTGGCGCGATTTTCCGCGTGAATTTTGTGAAGCCGGCGACTATCGTGGCCTGGTGTTCTCGCGCTACGGCTACGGACGTTCGACGCCGCGGCCGCACGACGAAAAATGGCGTCCCGACTTCATGCATCGCCAGGCATGCGAGGCGCTGCCCGCATTGTTCGACGCGCTCGACATCGGTCCCGGCCGCGCGCACGGCATGCCCTGGCTGCTGGGTCACAGCGACGGCGGCTCGATCGCGCTGATCCACGCCGCCAGCTTTCCACAGGCGGTTGCCGGCATCACCGTGCTGGCGCCGCATATCGTGGTCGAAGACCTGTCGGTGCGCAGCATCGCGGGCACGCGCCGGGCTTACCTGGAAACCGACCTGCGCCAGCGGCTGGCGCGCCATCATGACGACGTCGATTCGGCCTTCTGGGGTTGGAACGATATCTGGCTCGACCCCGAATTCCGCCAGTGGGACCTGCGTCCGCTGCTGTCTGGGCTGCGCTGCCCGGTGCTGGCGGTGCAGGGCGAGGACGACGTGTACGGCACCATGGCGCAGATCGAGGGTATCCATCGATATGCCCCCCAGACCACCTTGCTTAAACTCGCGCGATGCGGGCATTCGCCACACCGGGACCAAAAAGAACCGTTGACGCTGGCTGCCGTTCGGCATATAAATCTGCATACTTCAAACCTAAAATAATTCGGCTTCCCGCCTGTTGCGAAGGGTCCTCACGGTGCATGCGCCAGCGCGGGACACGGCAAGGGCAGGGGTGACCGGCAACGGTCCAGCGAGCCACCGGCTTGACCACCAGGAGACACCATGCGTCGCTTCACCTCGCGCAGGCTTGCGCCTGCCTGCCTTGCCGTCGCCACCGTCTTTGCCATGGCCGGCGCGTCCGCGCAGCCAGCAGCCCCCGCACCCGCTGCACCCGGGGGAAAGATCAAGGTCGGCTTCATGCTGCCGTACACCGGCACCTACGCGGCCCTGGGGACGGCCATCGAGAACGGCTTCCGCATGTACGTGCAGCAGCAGGGCGGCAAGCTTGGCGGACGCGACATCGAGTACTTCAAGGTCGACGATGAATCCGATCCGGCCAAGGCGCCGGAGAACGCCACCAAGCTGGTCAAGCGCGACCAGGTCGACGTGGTGGTCGGCACGGTGCATTCGGGCGTGCAGATGGGCATCGTCAAGGTGGCCAAGGAGAACAACACGCTGCTGATCATTCCCAATGCCGGCGTGGATGAGGCAACAGGTCCGCTGTGCGGCCCCAATATCTTCCGCACCTCGTTCTCGAACTGGCAGCCGGGCTACGCCATGGGCCAGGTGCTGGGCGAGCGCGGCCTGAAGAAGGTGGTGACGCTGACCTGGAAGTACGCCGCCGGCGAACAGTCGGTGAAGGGCTTCAAGGAAGCGTTCGAGGCCAAGGGCGGCAAGGTGGTGAAGGAACTGAACCTGCCGTTCCCCAATGTCGAGTTCCAGGCGCTGATCACCGAAGTGGCGTCGCTCAAGCCTGACGCCGTGTTCGTGTTCTTTGCCGGCGGCGGCGCGGTCAAGTTTGTCAAGGACTGGGCTGCGGCGGGGCTCAAGGACAAGATTCCGCTGTACGGCTCGGGCTTCCTGACCGACGGCACGCTCGAAGCACAGGGCAACGCCGCGCAGGGGCTGGAAACCACGCTGCACTACGCCGATGGCCTGACCAACCCGCGCGACAAGAACTTCCGCCTGGACTACGCCAAGACCTACAAGCTGCAGCCGGACGTGTACGCAGTGCAGGGCTACGATGCCGCCCAGCTGCTGGCCGCCGGCGCCACGGCGGTGAAGGGCGACATGACGCGCAAGGCCGACCTGTACAAGGCCATGGGCGCGGCCAGGATCGACAGCCCGCGCGGCGCCTTCACGCTGTCCAAGGCGCATAACCCGGTGCAGGATTTCTACCTGCGCAAGGTCGACGGGCGCGAGAACAAGGTCAGCTCGGTGGCCGTCAAGGCACTGGCCGACCCGGCCCGCGGCTGCCGCCTCTGATCGGCTCTTCCGGAGCAGCCTGATACCGCGCCTTCGTCCTCCAGGGACAGGCGCGGTGGCGGCTGACGCAACATGGATATCGTCTCCTTCCTGATCCAGTGCCTGAACAGCGTCCAGTACGGGCTGCTGCTGTTCCTGGTGGCCAGCGGCCTGACGCTGATCTTCGGCATCATGGGCGTGATCAACCTCGCCCACGGCAGCTTCTACATGCTGGGCGCCTACGTGGCCTTCACGCTCGCCGGCCTGACCGGCAACCTGTTTATCGCCATCCCGCTCGGCATCGTGCTGGCGGTGGCATTCGGCTACGTGCTGGAATGGGCCTTCTTCAGCTACCTGTATGAGCGCGACCACCTGCAGCAGGTGCTGATGACCTACGGGCTGATCCTGGTGTTCGAGGAGTTGCGCAGCATCCTGGTCGGCGATGACGTGCACGGCGTGCAGGTGCCTGCGCTGCTGGACGGCTCGTTGGCGATCGGCAACGACATGACCTATCCGGTGTACCGCCTCTTTATCTCCGCGGTATGCCTGGTGGTGGCCCTGGCGATGTACTACGTGATCCGGCGCACCCGGCTGGGCATGATGATCCGCGCCGGCGCCACCAACCGCGAGATGGTGCAGTCGCTGGGCATCAACATCACGGTGCTGTACCGTTTCGTGTTCGCGCTGGGCGTGGCGCTGGCAGTGCTGGCCGGCATGATCGCCGCGCCGGTGTCGTCGGTCTATCCGGGCATGGGCGCGCAGGTGCTGATCGTCTGCTTCGTGGTGGTGGTGATCGGCGGCATCGGCTCGGTCAAGGGCGCGCTGGTGGCGTCGCTGCTGCTGGGCTTCGTCGATACCTTCGGCAAGGTGTTCTGGCAGGAGGCGGCCGG harbors:
- the boxA gene encoding benzoyl-CoA 2,3-epoxidase subunit BoxA; amino-acid sequence: MGAPDIIKQHLIDPEICIRCNTCEDTCPIDAITHDDRNYVVRADVCNGCNACLSPCPTGAIDNWRTMLRGQAYPIEAQLLWDELPAEVPLPELADLGEAPQATLGSGTATGAAPDAVIQSVETSRHTSPRAPWSAAHPYVNLHGVRAPVTATVAGNYRLTAEDASSDIHHIVLDFGTHFFPILEGQSIGIVPPGTDASGKPHYIRLYSVASPRDGERPGYNNLALTVKRVDQDHDGKPVRGVASSYLCDLAKGDNVQVVGPFGSTFLMPNHAEASIMMICTGTGSAPMRAMTERMRRNMAHFGGRRMLFFGARNANELPYFGPLLKLPRDFLDIHFAFSRDPAAPRRYVQDAIREAGDSAAALLADPNGHVYICGLKGMEAGVLEAFEAVCAGAGHAWLEIEAAMKAEGRLHIETY
- a CDS encoding branched-chain amino acid ABC transporter permease, producing the protein MDIVSFLIQCLNSVQYGLLLFLVASGLTLIFGIMGVINLAHGSFYMLGAYVAFTLAGLTGNLFIAIPLGIVLAVAFGYVLEWAFFSYLYERDHLQQVLMTYGLILVFEELRSILVGDDVHGVQVPALLDGSLAIGNDMTYPVYRLFISAVCLVVALAMYYVIRRTRLGMMIRAGATNREMVQSLGINITVLYRFVFALGVALAVLAGMIAAPVSSVYPGMGAQVLIVCFVVVVIGGIGSVKGALVASLLLGFVDTFGKVFWQEAAGVLIYLLMAVILLWKPQGLFKAG
- a CDS encoding alpha/beta fold hydrolase — translated: MQSSLVEIPFDNRRIRIEYQWLRPERAQRPLVVFLHEGLGSVSMWRDFPREFCEAGDYRGLVFSRYGYGRSTPRPHDEKWRPDFMHRQACEALPALFDALDIGPGRAHGMPWLLGHSDGGSIALIHAASFPQAVAGITVLAPHIVVEDLSVRSIAGTRRAYLETDLRQRLARHHDDVDSAFWGWNDIWLDPEFRQWDLRPLLSGLRCPVLAVQGEDDVYGTMAQIEGIHRYAPQTTLLKLARCGHSPHRDQKEPLTLAAVRHINLHTSNLK
- the boxC gene encoding 2,3-epoxybenzoyl-CoA dihydrolase; the protein is MSAPATAPLRPDQAAAPSDAPAPVTFERHPDQYRHWKLSFDGPVATLAMDVDEEGGLRPGYALKLNSYDLGVDIELHDALQRIRFEHPEVRTVVLTSARERIFCSGANIFMLGLSSHAWKVNFCKFTNETRNAIEDASRHSGLKFIAACNGTTAGGGYELALACDEIVLVDDRSSAVSLPEVPLLGVLPGTGGLTRVTDKRHVRRDHADIFCTTTEGVRGQRAKDWKLVDEVVKPARFAEHIAERAAALAATSDRPQGHHGITLTPLSRTIEPDGYRYETVRVHVDPAARKATLTVFGPDKHQPADLAGVVAAGAQWWPLKMARELDDAILTLRANHLDIGIWVLKTDGDSAAVLAADALLQAHAGHWFVRETIGMLRRTLARLDVSSRSLIALIEADSCFAGTLLELALAADRSYMLHLPDAPDDAPRVFASALNFGHYPMPNGQTRLAARFYGDEAALTAVREHIGAPLDALSADSLGLITAAPDDIDWEDEIRIALEERASLSPDALTGMEANLRFGGAETMETRIFGRLTAWQNWIFQRPNAVGEYGALKVFGSGNKARFDWDRV
- the boxB gene encoding benzoyl-CoA 2,3-epoxidase subunit BoxB yields the protein MSIDYSQKIPNNVNLSDDRALQRALEHWQPAFLDWWRDMGPDGSHNFDVYLRTAVSVDPSGWAHFDHVKMPDYRWGIFLQPADPERRIHFGEHKGEATWQDVPGEHRANLRRIIVTQGDTEPASVEQQRHLGLTAPSLYDLRNLFQVNVEEGRHLWAMVYLLHRYFGRDGREEAEALLERRSGDQDNPRILGAFNERTPDWLAFFMFTYFTDRDGKFQLCALAESGFDPLARTTRFMLTEEAHHMFVGESGVSRVIQRTCEVMRERGIEDPAEVRAAGVIDLETIQRYLNFHYSVTIDLFGADQSSNAATFYSAGLKGRFEEGKRADDHVLKSDVYRVLEVRDGHLGEREVPMLNALNEVLRDDYIKDSMGGVARWNKVIEKAGIAFRLTVPHKAFNRKIGTLANVHVSPEGQLISEAEWKANERKWLATDEDRAFVASLMGRVVEPGKYANWIAPPAVGINRQPMDFEYVRFN
- a CDS encoding MbcA/ParS/Xre antitoxin family protein, yielding MQSRRIPEIDPAGGPDPGTTLTKAVMRAAGFLGISQAIVASVLGISTASVSRMASGGYVLDAHRKEWEFGVLFVRLFRSLDAILGHGDQARLWLTNENLALGGKPLEMIRTTEGLVRVVHYLDATRGRI
- a CDS encoding ABC transporter substrate-binding protein; amino-acid sequence: MRRFTSRRLAPACLAVATVFAMAGASAQPAAPAPAAPGGKIKVGFMLPYTGTYAALGTAIENGFRMYVQQQGGKLGGRDIEYFKVDDESDPAKAPENATKLVKRDQVDVVVGTVHSGVQMGIVKVAKENNTLLIIPNAGVDEATGPLCGPNIFRTSFSNWQPGYAMGQVLGERGLKKVVTLTWKYAAGEQSVKGFKEAFEAKGGKVVKELNLPFPNVEFQALITEVASLKPDAVFVFFAGGGAVKFVKDWAAAGLKDKIPLYGSGFLTDGTLEAQGNAAQGLETTLHYADGLTNPRDKNFRLDYAKTYKLQPDVYAVQGYDAAQLLAAGATAVKGDMTRKADLYKAMGAARIDSPRGAFTLSKAHNPVQDFYLRKVDGRENKVSSVAVKALADPARGCRL
- a CDS encoding benzoate-CoA ligase family protein → MTPPNTAAGMPAAASPVLPDVPPATDVVAALPTRYNAAEDLLSRNLEAGRGGKTAYIDDTTSLTYAELDARARRFAGALRDAGFRQEERLLLCALDTIDFPTVFLGCLLAGVVPVAVNTLLTADDYAYMLGHSGARAVVVSEPLLPVMKAAIEKSGLAPMVIQAAPHADGAPACSVGAMLARTRSPAQTVRSGPEDMAFWLYSSGSTGRPKGTVHTHGNLFHTADLYARQVLGIREDDMVFSAAKLFFAYGLGNALTFPMSVGATTVLMAERPTPAAVFRRLREQRPTVFCGVPTLFAGMLAAPELPPRAEVALRVCTSAGEALPRDIGERFLAHFGCDILDGIGSTEMLHIFLSNRPGEVRYGTTGKPVPGYALKLLDERGEPCAPGEIGDLYIKGPSAALMYWCNRDKSRDTFVGEWTRSGDKYLCDADGYYTYAGRSDDMLKVGGIYVSPFEVEAALAQHPAVLEAAVIGVTDADELVKPKAFVVLRPGQQWHDGMAAELQAFIKSRLAPYKYPRQIECVPELPKTATGKIQRFRLRQREQAAREAAQ
- a CDS encoding helix-turn-helix transcriptional regulator, producing the protein MRRDPTPLPANETEADARPAGDAPAAAANAERDPYLTLLGERIRSLRASRGMSRKDLARGAGVSERYLANLETGTGNASVLLLRQVARALDVPLPVVLAEVDGLKGEQATAFAQMVQWLAQLPAGDLARVREACRHALAPAESGDARHRRIALIGLRGAGKSTLGRALAAARDVPFVELNTVIEQEAGASLSEIHSLYGQAAYRRYEMRALERTLREHDRLVLATPGSLVSEPATFNLLLSQCYTIWVRTSPEEHMARVVAQGDMRPMEGNREAMADLRRILQARAPLYDRADISIDTSGQDAAASLQQLRAQLQAAGA